The Phalacrocorax carbo chromosome 11, bPhaCar2.1, whole genome shotgun sequence genome includes a region encoding these proteins:
- the ITGB1BP2 gene encoding integrin beta-1-binding protein 2 has protein sequence MASLCYNKGCGQRFDPEHNAEDSCLYHPGIPIFHDALKGWSCCKKRTTDFSEFLSIKGCTKGFHSKEKPPEPFSQEDTSDESKAKPVEELIQGPKSAEKMQRERPSSDETRQLLPIKVSRSLEQALEKLNLSSKKKAPEGSCAGGAAAQVRAGNTCKNAACKAIYQGPESNTEVCTFHPGVPVFHEGMKYWSCCRVKTTDFSAFLDQPGCSSGQHCWTGKGDKKAVSCRQDWHQTGSQVVVTVYAKNPLPALSSVKANRTVLEVHVVFEGNKIFQAELDLWGVIKIEESFVSMVPTKVEIMLCKASPGSWARLELPQSRLHSRGEQEAANTEEPRAAQDEDSDDSLSWSEEEDEELEMGTPSN, from the exons ATTCCTGCCTGTATCACCCAGGCATCCCCATCTTCCACGATGCCTTGAAG GGCTGGTCTTGTTGCAAGAAACGCACAACAGACTTCTCAGAGTTCCTCTCCATAAAG GGGTGCACAAAGGGGTTTCACAGCAAGGAGAAGCCCCCTGAGCCTTTCAGCCAAGAGGACACCTCAGATGAGTCAAAGGCCAAACCAGTGGAGGAGCTCATCCAAGGACCAAAATCAGCTGAGAAGATGCAGCGGGAAAGACCAAG CTCTGATGAGACAAGACAACTGCTGCCAATTAAAGTATCCCGGTCTCTGGAGCAGGCACTAGAGAAACTGAACCTATCCTCCAAGAAAAAGGCACCTGAGGGCAGTTGTGCAG GGGGGGCAGCTGCCCAGGTGAGAGCTGGCAACACCTGCAAGAACGCAGCCTGCAAGGCA ATCTACCAGGGCCCGGAGAGCAACACAGAGGTTTGTACTTTCCATCCTGGCGTTCCTGTCTTCCATGAGGG gATGAAGtactggagctgctgcagagtTAAAACGACAGACTTCAGCGCCTTCCTGGaccagccaggctgcagcagtgggcAGCACTGCTGGACGGGGAAGGGG GACAAGAAGGCAGTGTCGTGCCGGCAGGACTGGCATCAAACCGGCAGCCAGGTGGTCGTGACGGTCTATGCCAAGAACCCTCTGCCAGCCCTCAGTAGCGTGAAAGCCAACCGCACTGTG CTTGAAGTTCATGTCGTCTTTGAAGGGAATAAGATTTTCCAGGCAGAACTGGATCTCTGGGGG GTCATCAAAATAGAGGAAAGCTTTGTGAGCATGGTCCCTACCAAGGTGGAGATCATGCTTTGCAAAGCAAGCCCTGGCTCCTGGGCCAGGCTGGAGCTCCCCCAAAGCAGGTTGCACTCCCGTGGTGAGCAGGAGGCTGCCAACACAGAGGAGCCTAGGGCAGCACAGGATGAGGACTCAGATGACAGCTTGAGCTGGTCAGAGGAGGAAGACGAGGAGCTGGAGATGGGAACACCAAGCAACTGA
- the LOC104049543 gene encoding rho-related GTP-binding protein RhoG, producing the protein MQTIKCVVVGDGAVGKTCLLISYTTNAFPEEYIPTVFDNYSAQMTVDSRTVSLNLWDTAGQEEYDRLRTLSYPQTNVFVICFSIGSPSSYANVRHKWHPEVSHHCPNVPILLVGTKRDLRNDLETVKKLKEQSLAPTTPQQGTSLAKQIGAVKYLECSALNQEGVREVFAEAVRAVLYPVTKKNTRKCVLL; encoded by the coding sequence ATGCAGACTATAAAGTGCGTAGTTGTTGGAGATGGCGCTGTGGGAAAAACTTGTCTTCTCATCAGCTATACCACCAATGCTTTCCCAGAAGAGTATATCCCTACTGTCTTTGACAACTACAGTGCACAAATGACTGTTGATAGCAGGACAGTTAGCCTGAATCTCTGGGACACTGCAGGCCAGGAGGAATATGACCGCCTGCGCACACTCTCGTATCCTCAAACCAATGTATTTGTCATCTGTTTCTCAATTGGTAGCCCATCTTCCTATGCAAATGTGAGGCACAAATGGCACCCTGAAGTTTCTCACCACTGTCCAAATGTTCCCATTCTTTTAGTGGGCACGAAGAGAGACTTGAGAAATGACCTGGAAACAGTTAAAAAGTTGAAAGAGCAAAGCTTGGCTCCCACTACCCCACAGCAGGGGACTTCGCTGGCTAAACAAATTGGAGCAGTCAAATATTTGGAGTGCTCAGCGTTGAACCAGGAGGGTGTTCGGGAGGTGTTTGCTGAAGCTGTGCGTGCAGTTCTGTACCCTGTGACAAAGAAGAATACAAGAAAATGTGTCTTATTGTAG